A window of the Streptomyces albireticuli genome harbors these coding sequences:
- a CDS encoding 3-hydroxyacyl-CoA dehydrogenase family protein, which translates to MDRPSTPPPSPLPTAPAAPDAPGAQAIRTVAVVGLGTMGTGIAGVLACSGRKVIGIDVSGAAAARAVRALEVTTARAVRRERITEQERQAALARFRTSRELREAADADLVIEVVPEDYALKHEVFTALDAVVRPGTILATGTNALSVTRLAADSARPERVLGLHFFNPAPAMKLVEVVSSVLTAPAAVAAVTALARELGKVPVAVGDRPGFVADGLLFGYLNQAAAMYESRYATREDIDAAMRLGCGLPMGPLALLDLIGIDTARTVLEAMYAASHDRLHAPAPVLAQLAEAGLTGRKAGRGFYTYDGPDSAVVVADARTPGAPADGAARSAAGREVRSVGVVGSGTMAAGIAEVFAKAGYGVVLAARTAEKAGAAKAKVAKSLARSVEKGRLTAVEREGALAAITPADSLDALAEVDLAVEAVAEDLAVKQQLFAALDKVCKPGAVLATTTSSLPVIACARATSRPADVIGMHFFNPAPAMKLVELVRTVLTSDDVHATARTVCARVRKHPVDCGDRAGFIVNALLFPYLNNAVKMVQEHYASPDDIDAAMKLGGGYPMGPFELLDVVGLDVSLAIEKVLHREFRDPGLAPAPLLEHLVAAGCLGRKTGRGFREYAKA; encoded by the coding sequence ATGGACCGTCCGTCCACCCCTCCGCCCTCCCCGCTCCCGACCGCCCCCGCCGCTCCCGACGCTCCTGGGGCACAGGCCATCCGCACCGTCGCGGTGGTCGGCCTCGGCACCATGGGCACCGGCATCGCCGGTGTGCTCGCCTGCTCCGGCCGCAAGGTCATCGGCATCGACGTCTCCGGGGCGGCCGCCGCGCGCGCCGTCCGGGCGCTGGAGGTCACGACCGCCCGCGCGGTCCGGCGCGAGCGGATCACCGAGCAGGAGCGGCAGGCGGCGCTGGCCCGCTTCCGCACCTCCCGCGAGCTGCGCGAGGCCGCCGACGCCGACCTGGTGATCGAGGTGGTGCCGGAGGACTACGCGCTCAAGCACGAGGTGTTCACCGCCCTGGACGCGGTGGTGCGGCCCGGCACGATCCTGGCGACCGGCACCAACGCGCTGTCCGTCACCCGGCTCGCCGCCGACTCCGCCCGCCCCGAGCGGGTGCTCGGCCTGCACTTCTTCAACCCCGCGCCGGCGATGAAGCTGGTGGAGGTCGTCTCCTCGGTGCTCACCGCGCCGGCGGCCGTCGCGGCCGTCACCGCGCTCGCCCGCGAGCTCGGCAAGGTGCCGGTGGCGGTCGGGGACCGGCCCGGGTTCGTCGCCGACGGGCTGCTGTTCGGCTACCTCAACCAGGCCGCCGCGATGTACGAGTCGCGCTATGCCACCCGCGAGGACATCGACGCGGCGATGCGGCTGGGCTGCGGTCTGCCGATGGGCCCGCTCGCCCTGCTCGACCTGATCGGGATCGACACCGCCCGTACGGTCCTGGAGGCGATGTACGCGGCCTCGCACGACCGGCTGCACGCGCCCGCGCCGGTCCTCGCCCAGCTCGCCGAGGCCGGGCTGACCGGCCGCAAGGCGGGCCGGGGGTTCTACACCTACGACGGGCCGGACTCGGCGGTCGTCGTGGCCGACGCGCGGACCCCGGGCGCGCCGGCGGACGGCGCCGCCCGGAGCGCGGCCGGGCGCGAGGTGCGCTCGGTCGGCGTCGTCGGCTCGGGGACGATGGCCGCGGGCATCGCCGAGGTCTTCGCGAAGGCGGGGTACGGGGTCGTGCTCGCGGCCCGTACGGCCGAGAAGGCCGGGGCGGCGAAGGCGAAGGTGGCGAAGTCCCTGGCCCGGTCGGTGGAGAAGGGCCGGCTCACGGCCGTGGAGCGGGAGGGCGCGCTCGCCGCGATCACCCCGGCGGACTCGCTCGACGCGCTGGCGGAGGTGGACCTGGCCGTCGAGGCGGTGGCGGAGGACCTGGCGGTCAAGCAGCAGCTGTTCGCCGCGCTCGACAAGGTCTGCAAGCCGGGCGCGGTGCTGGCGACCACCACCTCCTCGCTGCCCGTCATCGCCTGCGCCCGCGCCACCTCGCGGCCGGCCGACGTGATCGGGATGCACTTCTTCAACCCGGCACCCGCGATGAAGCTCGTCGAGCTGGTCCGTACGGTCCTCACCTCCGACGACGTGCACGCCACGGCCCGCACGGTGTGCGCCCGGGTCCGCAAGCACCCCGTGGACTGCGGGGACCGGGCCGGCTTCATCGTCAACGCGCTGCTGTTCCCGTACCTGAACAACGCGGTCAAGATGGTGCAGGAGCACTACGCGTCGCCCGACGACATCGACGCGGCGATGAAGCTCGGCGGCGGCTATCCGATGGGCCCGTTCGAGCTCCTGGACGTGGTGGGGCTCGATGTCTCGCTCGCCATCGAGAAGGTCCTGCACCGGGAGTTCCGCGACCCGGGGCTCGCGCCGGCGCCGCTGCTGGAGCACCTGGTGGCGGCGGGCTGCCTGGGCCGCAAGACGGGCCGCGGCTTCCGCGAGTATGCGAAGGCCTGA
- a CDS encoding TetR family transcriptional regulator, with protein MSQPAKAARPTRTAVEEPREPHVGTESAGSRRAAAQRLSMRRKLAAAAMELFATKGYEATTVDEIAAAAGVARRTFFRHFRSKEEAIFPDHDDTLVRAAGVLDAAPAHENPLDTVCRGIKEVMRMYAASPAVSVERYRLTREVPALREREIASVARYERLFTRYLLGHFDETAHHVGDDDPLLAEVAASAVVTAHNHVLRRWLRGGGVGDVETQLDHAFAIVRDTFGAGIGVGRSAQEDSPAVSARAEGEVLVTVARTDAPLGEVMRAIEKVLKKS; from the coding sequence ATGTCCCAGCCCGCCAAGGCCGCCCGGCCCACCCGCACGGCCGTCGAAGAACCCCGGGAGCCGCACGTCGGCACCGAGAGCGCAGGCAGCCGCCGCGCCGCCGCCCAGCGGCTCTCCATGCGCCGCAAACTCGCCGCGGCCGCGATGGAGTTGTTCGCGACGAAGGGCTACGAGGCGACGACCGTCGACGAGATCGCGGCCGCGGCCGGGGTCGCCCGGCGGACCTTCTTCCGGCACTTCCGCTCCAAGGAAGAGGCCATCTTCCCCGACCACGACGACACCCTCGTGCGCGCGGCCGGCGTCCTCGACGCGGCCCCCGCCCACGAGAACCCGCTCGACACGGTCTGCCGCGGGATCAAGGAGGTCATGCGGATGTACGCGGCCTCCCCCGCGGTCTCCGTCGAGCGCTACCGCCTGACCCGGGAGGTGCCCGCCCTGCGCGAGCGGGAGATCGCCTCCGTGGCGCGCTACGAGCGCCTGTTCACCCGCTACCTCCTCGGCCACTTCGACGAGACCGCCCACCATGTCGGCGACGACGACCCGCTGCTGGCCGAGGTCGCCGCCTCCGCGGTCGTCACGGCGCACAACCACGTGCTGCGGCGCTGGCTGCGCGGTGGCGGCGTGGGTGACGTGGAGACCCAGCTCGACCACGCCTTCGCGATCGTGCGGGACACCTTCGGCGCGGGCATCGGCGTCGGCCGGAGCGCGCAGGAGGACTCCCCGGCCGTGTCGGCGCGGGCGGAGGGCGAGGTGCTGGTGACGGTGGCCCGCACGGACGCGCCGCTGGGCGAGGTCATGCGCGCCATCGAGAAGGTGCTCAAGAAGAGCTGA
- the ccrA gene encoding crotonyl-CoA carboxylase/reductase yields MNQILDAILSPDTTPEDFAALTVPESYRAVTVHKDEAGMFEGLTTREKDPRKSLHVEEVPVPELGPGEALVAVMASSVNYNSVWTSIFEPLSTFAFLERYGKLSPLARRHDLPYHVIGSDLAGVVLRTGPGVNAWKPGDEVVAHCLSVELESADGHDDTMLDPEQRIWGFETNFGGLAEIALVKSNQLMPKPRHLSWEEAAAPGLVNSTAYRQLVSRNGAGMKQGDNVLIWGASGGLGSYATQFALAGGANPICVVSSDKKAEICRRMGAEAIIDRSAEDYRFWKNEHEQDPREWKRFGKRIRELTGGEDVDIVFEHPGRETFGASVYVTRKGGTIVTCASTSGYNHEYDNRYLWMSLKKIVGSHFANYREAWEANRLIAKGKIHPTLSKTYRLEDTGQAAYDVHRNLHQGKVGVLALAPEEGMGVRDEEMRARHIDAINRFRNV; encoded by the coding sequence GTGAACCAGATACTCGACGCGATCCTCTCGCCGGACACCACGCCCGAGGACTTCGCAGCCCTGACCGTCCCCGAGTCCTACCGCGCGGTGACCGTGCACAAGGACGAGGCCGGCATGTTCGAGGGCCTGACCACCCGCGAGAAGGACCCACGCAAGTCGCTGCACGTCGAGGAGGTGCCGGTGCCCGAACTCGGGCCCGGTGAGGCGCTCGTGGCCGTCATGGCCAGCTCGGTGAACTACAACTCCGTCTGGACCTCGATCTTCGAGCCGCTGTCGACCTTCGCCTTCCTGGAGCGCTACGGCAAACTCTCCCCGCTGGCCAGGCGGCACGACCTGCCGTACCACGTCATCGGCTCCGACCTCGCGGGCGTCGTGCTGCGCACCGGCCCCGGCGTCAACGCCTGGAAGCCGGGCGACGAGGTCGTCGCGCACTGCCTGTCCGTGGAGCTGGAGTCGGCCGACGGCCACGACGACACGATGCTCGACCCCGAGCAGCGCATCTGGGGCTTCGAGACCAACTTCGGCGGCCTGGCGGAGATCGCGCTGGTGAAGTCCAACCAGCTGATGCCCAAGCCGCGCCACTTGAGCTGGGAGGAGGCGGCGGCGCCGGGGCTGGTCAACTCCACCGCCTACCGCCAGCTCGTCTCCCGCAACGGCGCCGGCATGAAGCAGGGCGACAACGTCCTCATCTGGGGCGCGAGCGGCGGACTCGGCTCGTACGCCACCCAGTTCGCGCTCGCCGGCGGCGCCAACCCCATCTGCGTCGTCTCCAGCGACAAGAAGGCGGAGATCTGCCGGCGGATGGGCGCCGAGGCGATCATCGACCGCTCCGCCGAGGACTACAGGTTCTGGAAGAACGAGCACGAGCAGGACCCCCGCGAGTGGAAGCGCTTCGGCAAGCGCATCCGCGAACTCACCGGAGGCGAGGACGTCGACATCGTCTTCGAGCACCCGGGCCGCGAGACCTTCGGCGCCTCGGTCTACGTCACCCGCAAGGGCGGCACGATCGTCACCTGCGCCTCGACCTCCGGCTACAACCACGAGTACGACAACCGCTACCTGTGGATGTCCCTGAAGAAGATCGTCGGCTCGCACTTCGCCAACTACCGCGAGGCGTGGGAGGCCAACCGCCTGATCGCCAAGGGAAAGATCCACCCCACGCTGTCCAAGACGTACCGCCTGGAGGACACCGGCCAGGCCGCCTACGACGTGCACCGCAACCTCCACCAGGGCAAGGTCGGCGTCCTCGCCCTCGCCCCCGAGGAGGGGATGGGGGTCCGCGACGAGGAGATGCGGGCACGGCACATCGACGCCATCAACCGCTTCCGGAACGTGTGA
- a CDS encoding protein meaA, whose protein sequence is MTDRHKDRPWLMRTYAGHSTAEASNELYRRNLAKGQTGLSVAFDLPTQTGYDPDHILARGEVGRVGVPVAHLGDMRRLFQDIPLDRMNTSMTINATAMWLLAMYQVVAEEQGADIGRLAGTTQNDIVKEYLSRGTHVFPPGPSLRLTTDMITYTVAHIPKWNPINICSYHLQEAGATPVQEISYAMSTAIAVLDAVRASGQVPEERFGDVVARISFFVNAGVRFIEEMCKMRAFGRIWEHVTRERYGIEDPRQRRFRYGVQVNSLGLTEAQPENNVQRIVLEMLAVTLSKDARARAVQLPAWNEALGLPRPWDQQWSLRIQQVLAHESDLLEYEDIFAGSHVIEGKVGALVDECLAEIERIQAMGGAMAAVESGYLKSQLVSSHAERRARIESGEEKIVGVNCYESTETSPLTADLDTAIMTVDPANEARVVAALHRWRDDRDEGRAQEALSVLKKTAAGSDNLMAATLECVRAGVTTGEWSWALRDVFGEFRAPTGVSSAPVAVTAEAGTPLAAVRAKVARTARDLGGGRLRLLVGKPGLDGHSNGAEQIAVRARDAGFEVVYQGIRLTPEQIVSAAVAEDVHCVGLSILSGSHAELVPDVLTRLRSTGAEEVPVIVGGIIPSADAAALRSAGVAAVFTPKDFGITEIIGRIVDEIRKANHLDPLEVPA, encoded by the coding sequence ATGACCGACCGCCACAAGGACCGGCCCTGGCTCATGCGGACGTACGCCGGCCACTCCACCGCCGAGGCGTCCAACGAGCTCTACCGCCGCAACCTCGCCAAGGGCCAGACCGGCCTCTCGGTCGCCTTCGACCTCCCGACGCAGACCGGCTACGACCCGGACCACATCCTCGCCCGCGGCGAGGTGGGCCGGGTCGGGGTCCCGGTCGCCCATCTCGGTGACATGCGGCGGCTGTTCCAGGACATCCCGCTGGACCGCATGAACACCTCCATGACCATCAACGCCACCGCCATGTGGCTGCTGGCCATGTACCAGGTGGTCGCGGAGGAGCAGGGCGCCGACATCGGCCGGCTGGCCGGGACGACGCAGAACGACATCGTCAAGGAGTACCTCTCGCGCGGGACGCACGTCTTCCCGCCGGGGCCGTCCCTGCGGCTGACCACCGACATGATCACGTACACGGTGGCGCACATCCCCAAGTGGAACCCGATCAACATCTGTAGCTACCACCTCCAGGAGGCGGGCGCCACGCCCGTCCAGGAGATCTCGTACGCGATGTCCACGGCCATCGCCGTGCTGGACGCGGTGCGGGCCTCCGGGCAGGTGCCGGAGGAGAGGTTCGGCGACGTCGTCGCCCGGATCTCCTTCTTCGTCAACGCGGGCGTCCGCTTCATCGAGGAGATGTGCAAGATGCGCGCCTTCGGCCGCATCTGGGAGCACGTCACCCGCGAGCGCTACGGCATCGAGGACCCCCGGCAGCGCCGCTTCCGCTACGGCGTCCAGGTCAACTCCCTGGGCCTGACCGAGGCCCAGCCGGAGAACAACGTCCAGCGGATCGTCCTGGAGATGCTGGCCGTCACCCTCTCCAAGGACGCCCGCGCCCGCGCCGTGCAGCTCCCCGCCTGGAACGAGGCGCTGGGGCTGCCCCGGCCCTGGGACCAGCAGTGGTCACTGCGCATCCAGCAGGTCCTCGCCCACGAGAGCGACCTGCTGGAGTACGAGGACATCTTCGCCGGGTCGCACGTGATCGAGGGCAAGGTGGGCGCGCTGGTCGACGAGTGCCTCGCCGAGATCGAGCGGATCCAGGCGATGGGCGGCGCGATGGCGGCCGTCGAGTCCGGCTACCTCAAGTCGCAGCTGGTCTCCTCGCACGCCGAGCGGCGGGCCCGGATCGAGAGCGGCGAGGAGAAGATCGTCGGGGTCAACTGCTACGAGTCGACCGAGACCAGTCCGCTCACCGCCGACCTCGACACCGCGATCATGACGGTGGACCCGGCCAACGAGGCCCGGGTGGTCGCGGCGCTGCACCGCTGGCGCGACGACCGCGACGAGGGCCGCGCCCAGGAGGCCCTGTCGGTGCTCAAGAAGACGGCCGCCGGCTCGGACAACCTGATGGCCGCCACCCTGGAGTGCGTACGCGCCGGTGTGACGACCGGCGAGTGGTCATGGGCGCTGCGGGACGTCTTCGGCGAGTTCCGCGCCCCCACGGGCGTCAGCAGCGCCCCCGTGGCCGTCACGGCGGAGGCGGGCACCCCGCTCGCGGCCGTCCGCGCGAAGGTCGCCCGGACCGCGCGGGACCTGGGCGGCGGCAGGCTCCGCCTGCTGGTCGGCAAGCCGGGCCTGGACGGCCACTCCAACGGCGCCGAGCAGATCGCCGTACGCGCCCGGGACGCCGGCTTCGAGGTCGTCTACCAGGGCATCCGGCTGACCCCCGAGCAGATCGTCTCCGCGGCCGTCGCCGAGGACGTGCACTGCGTCGGCCTGTCCATCCTCTCCGGCTCGCACGCCGAGCTGGTGCCGGACGTCCTGACCCGGCTGCGGAGCACCGGGGCGGAGGAGGTGCCCGTGATCGTCGGTGGCATCATCCCGTCCGCGGACGCCGCCGCTCTGCGGTCGGCCGGCGTCGCGGCCGTTTTCACCCCCAAGGACTTCGGTATCACGGAGATCATCGGCCGTATCGTCGACGAGATCCGGAAAGCGAACCACCTCGACCCACTGGAGGTCCCCGCATGA
- a CDS encoding HpcH/HpaI aldolase/citrate lyase family protein — MTSPVNRLRPRRSCLAVPGSNPRFLEKAQGLPADQVFLDLEDACAPLAKEGARHTVVEALNTGDWTGKTRVVRVNDWTTHWTYQDVITVVEGAGQNLDCIMLPKVQDAQQVVALDLLLTQIEKAMGFEVGRIGIEAQIENAKGLINVDDIATASPRLETIIFGPADFMASINMKSLVVGEQPPGYPADAYHYILMRILMAARANDLQAIDGPYLQIRNVDGYREVAGRAAALGFDGKWVLHPGQVEAANEVFSPSQEDYDHAELILDAYDWCTSEAGGRKGSAMLGDEMIDEASRKMALVIAGKGRAAGMVRKSVFEIPEA, encoded by the coding sequence ATGACTTCGCCTGTCAACCGTCTGCGGCCGCGCCGCTCCTGCCTCGCCGTCCCCGGCAGCAACCCCCGCTTCCTGGAGAAGGCCCAGGGCCTCCCCGCCGACCAGGTCTTCCTCGACCTGGAGGACGCGTGCGCGCCGCTGGCCAAGGAAGGCGCCCGGCACACCGTCGTCGAGGCGCTGAACACCGGCGACTGGACGGGCAAGACCCGGGTCGTGCGGGTCAACGACTGGACGACGCACTGGACGTACCAGGACGTCATCACGGTCGTGGAGGGCGCGGGCCAGAACCTGGACTGCATCATGCTGCCGAAGGTGCAGGACGCCCAGCAGGTCGTCGCCCTGGACCTGCTGCTCACGCAGATCGAGAAGGCCATGGGCTTCGAGGTCGGGCGGATCGGCATCGAGGCGCAGATCGAGAACGCCAAGGGCCTGATCAACGTGGACGACATCGCCACCGCGTCGCCCCGGCTGGAGACGATCATCTTCGGGCCGGCCGACTTCATGGCGTCGATCAACATGAAGTCCCTGGTCGTCGGCGAGCAGCCGCCCGGCTACCCGGCGGACGCCTACCACTACATCCTGATGCGCATCCTGATGGCGGCGCGGGCCAACGACCTCCAGGCGATCGACGGTCCGTACCTCCAGATCAGGAACGTGGACGGCTACCGCGAGGTCGCGGGCCGGGCCGCCGCGCTGGGCTTCGACGGCAAGTGGGTGCTGCACCCCGGCCAGGTCGAGGCGGCCAACGAGGTCTTCTCGCCCTCGCAGGAGGACTACGACCACGCCGAGCTGATCCTGGACGCGTACGACTGGTGCACCTCCGAGGCCGGCGGCAGGAAGGGCTCGGCGATGCTCGGCGACGAGATGATCGACGAGGCGAGCCGGAAGATGGCCCTGGTCATCGCCGGCAAGGGCCGGGCGGCGGGCATGGTACGCAAGTCCGTCTTCGAGATCCCGGAGGCCTGA
- a CDS encoding MaoC family dehydratase has translation MQFGRTYEEFTVGDVYKHWPGKTVTEYDDHLFCLLTMNHHPLHLDGNYAEKTTDFGRNVVVGNYVYSLLLGMSVPDVSGKAIANLEVESLKHIAPTFHGDTIYGETTVLGKTPSRSKSDRGVVYVETKGYKQDGTVVCVFRRKVMVPTATYIEERGGEQPGRPEPIIREK, from the coding sequence ATGCAGTTCGGCCGCACCTACGAAGAGTTCACCGTGGGCGACGTGTACAAGCACTGGCCCGGAAAGACGGTCACCGAGTACGACGACCACCTTTTCTGCCTGCTCACCATGAATCACCACCCGTTGCACCTGGACGGCAACTACGCGGAGAAGACCACCGATTTCGGCAGGAACGTCGTGGTGGGGAACTACGTCTACTCGCTGCTGCTGGGAATGTCGGTACCGGACGTCTCGGGCAAGGCGATAGCGAATCTGGAGGTCGAGTCGCTCAAGCACATCGCGCCGACCTTCCACGGCGACACGATCTACGGCGAGACGACGGTGCTGGGCAAGACCCCGTCCCGGTCGAAGAGCGACCGCGGGGTCGTGTACGTCGAGACCAAGGGCTACAAGCAGGACGGCACGGTCGTCTGCGTCTTCCGGCGCAAGGTGATGGTGCCCACCGCCACGTACATCGAGGAGCGCGGCGGAGAGCAGCCCGGCCGCCCCGAGCCGATCATCCGGGAGAAGTGA
- a CDS encoding acyl-CoA dehydrogenase family protein encodes MGRLAQTEGLTDIQREILATVREFVDKEIIPVATELEHRDEYPTRIVEGLKELGLFGLMIPEEYGGLGESLLTYALCVEEIARGWMSVSGIVNTHFIVAYMLKQHGTQEQRDHFLPRMATGEVRGAFSMSEPGLGSDVSAITSKGVRDGEEYVLNGQKMWLTNGGSSNLVAVLCRTDEGHPEGTAPHKSMTTFLVEKEPGFGQVKPGLTIPGKIDKMGYKGVDTTELIMDGLRVPADRVLGGATGRGFYQMMDGVEVGRVNVAARGCGVAQRAFELGVSYAQQRQTFGKPIAQHQAIQFKLAEMGTKVEAAHAMMVNAARKKDSGQRNDLEAGMAKYLASEYCKEVVEDAFRIHGGYGFSKEYEIERLYREAPMLLIGEGTAEIQKMIIGRRLLEEYRLPG; translated from the coding sequence ATGGGACGCCTGGCGCAGACCGAGGGCCTGACGGACATCCAGCGGGAAATCCTCGCGACGGTCCGCGAATTCGTCGACAAAGAGATCATCCCGGTCGCCACGGAGCTGGAGCACCGCGACGAGTACCCCACCCGGATCGTCGAGGGCCTGAAGGAACTCGGGCTTTTCGGGCTGATGATCCCGGAGGAGTACGGCGGGCTGGGTGAGTCCCTTCTCACATACGCGCTCTGTGTGGAGGAGATAGCCCGCGGCTGGATGAGCGTGTCGGGAATCGTCAATACGCACTTCATCGTCGCGTACATGCTCAAGCAGCACGGCACCCAGGAGCAGCGGGACCACTTCCTGCCGAGGATGGCGACCGGCGAGGTCCGGGGCGCGTTCTCGATGTCCGAGCCGGGGCTGGGCTCGGATGTGTCGGCTATCACATCGAAGGGCGTGCGGGACGGCGAGGAGTACGTCCTGAACGGCCAGAAGATGTGGCTGACCAACGGCGGCTCGTCCAACCTCGTGGCCGTGCTCTGCCGGACGGACGAGGGGCACCCCGAGGGGACCGCCCCGCACAAGTCGATGACCACCTTCCTCGTCGAGAAGGAGCCGGGCTTCGGCCAGGTCAAACCGGGTCTGACCATCCCGGGGAAGATCGACAAAATGGGTTACAAGGGCGTCGACACCACCGAATTGATCATGGATGGGCTGCGGGTGCCGGCGGACCGGGTGCTCGGCGGCGCCACCGGCCGGGGCTTTTACCAGATGATGGACGGCGTCGAGGTCGGCCGCGTCAATGTCGCCGCACGTGGTTGCGGTGTCGCACAGCGTGCGTTCGAACTCGGTGTTTCCTACGCGCAGCAGCGGCAGACCTTCGGAAAACCCATCGCTCAACATCAGGCCATTCAATTCAAACTGGCCGAAATGGGGACAAAGGTCGAAGCGGCGCATGCGATGATGGTGAACGCAGCACGCAAGAAGGACTCGGGGCAGCGCAACGACCTCGAGGCCGGAATGGCCAAGTACCTGGCGTCCGAGTACTGCAAGGAAGTGGTGGAGGACGCCTTCCGTATCCATGGTGGCTACGGCTTCTCCAAGGAGTACGAGATCGAGCGCCTCTACCGGGAGGCGCCGATGCTGCTCATCGGGGAGGGTACGGCCGAGATCCAGAAAATGATCATCGGGCGTCGGCTACTCGAGGAGTACCGACTCCCGGGTTAA
- a CDS encoding phosphatidylserine decarboxylase, with translation MPHSSSSAPRGRVRLARGASPWLLPTVATAAVSLTRARRSGRWAALAVPTTALAAGMLWFFRDPDREITQGRVISPADGVVQSIMPWKDGRTRVAIFMSPLNVHVNRAPLAGTVTSVEHIPGGFVPAFNKESENNERVVWHFDTELGDIEMVQIAGAVARRIVPYVPQGTKVEQGERIGLIRFGSRVDVYLPAGVEVAVEVGQPTMAGVTRLDRD, from the coding sequence ATGCCCCACAGCTCTTCCTCTGCACCTCGCGGCCGCGTCCGCCTCGCGCGCGGAGCATCGCCGTGGCTCCTGCCGACCGTCGCCACGGCGGCGGTCAGCCTCACCCGCGCCCGGCGCTCCGGTCGCTGGGCGGCGCTGGCCGTGCCCACCACCGCGCTCGCGGCGGGCATGCTGTGGTTTTTCCGCGACCCCGATCGTGAGATCACCCAGGGCCGGGTCATCTCCCCCGCCGACGGTGTGGTGCAGAGCATCATGCCGTGGAAGGACGGGCGCACCCGCGTCGCGATCTTCATGAGCCCGCTGAACGTCCACGTCAACCGCGCGCCCCTGGCCGGCACGGTGACCTCGGTCGAGCACATCCCCGGTGGGTTCGTCCCGGCGTTCAACAAGGAGAGCGAGAACAACGAGCGCGTCGTCTGGCACTTCGACACCGAGCTCGGTGACATCGAGATGGTGCAGATCGCCGGCGCCGTCGCCCGCCGCATCGTTCCTTACGTGCCGCAGGGCACGAAGGTGGAGCAGGGCGAGCGGATCGGTCTGATCCGCTTCGGTTCGCGCGTCGACGTCTACCTCCCGGCCGGGGTCGAGGTCGCCGTCGAGGTCGGCCAGCCCACCATGGCAGGGGTGACACGCCTTGACCGTGATTGA
- the pssA gene encoding CDP-diacylglycerol--serine O-phosphatidyltransferase codes for MTVIDQDTQASWVPEAEDGEDIPLSTRLSIADTLTLGNAICGFMAVYFTTTGVLIPHLTGNEDGGMARHSAATAVILMLLASIFDLFDGLVARKLRSSAMGAELDNLSDLISFGLAPAYFVVVWGMVADDAHQRVSAVAAVVVLLAVVLRLARFSCVQLRDGIFQGMPSPFGALTVVSIVLLELPFIPTLLAIVGVAWLMVSRVEYPKPRGRLAVAMLSWIVLSMGLLAAWAFDAPGGELLLQTGCALQVVLGAVIPLFATARRVNTFRDNRREARAAQLP; via the coding sequence TTGACCGTGATTGATCAGGACACACAGGCCTCCTGGGTGCCCGAGGCCGAGGACGGGGAGGACATTCCGCTGTCCACCCGGCTGTCGATAGCGGACACCCTCACCCTGGGCAACGCGATCTGCGGCTTCATGGCGGTGTACTTCACCACCACCGGCGTCCTCATCCCGCACCTGACGGGCAACGAGGACGGCGGCATGGCCCGCCACAGCGCGGCCACCGCCGTGATACTGATGCTGCTCGCGTCGATCTTCGACCTCTTCGACGGGCTCGTGGCGCGCAAGCTGCGCAGCTCGGCGATGGGCGCGGAGCTCGACAACCTCTCGGACCTCATCAGCTTCGGTCTGGCGCCGGCGTACTTCGTGGTCGTCTGGGGCATGGTGGCCGACGACGCGCACCAGCGGGTCTCGGCCGTGGCCGCGGTCGTGGTGCTGCTGGCGGTGGTGCTGCGGCTGGCGCGCTTCTCGTGCGTCCAGCTGCGCGACGGCATCTTCCAGGGGATGCCGAGCCCCTTCGGCGCGCTGACGGTCGTCTCGATCGTGCTGCTGGAGCTGCCGTTCATCCCGACGCTGCTGGCGATCGTGGGTGTGGCGTGGCTGATGGTCAGCCGGGTCGAGTACCCGAAGCCGCGGGGTCGCCTCGCGGTGGCGATGCTGAGCTGGATCGTGCTGAGCATGGGCCTGCTGGCGGCCTGGGCCTTCGACGCCCCCGGCGGCGAGCTCCTGCTCCAGACGGGCTGCGCGCTCCAGGTCGTCCTGGGGGCGGTGATCCCGCTGTTCGCGACGGCGCGCCGGGTGAACACGTTCCGTGACAACCGGCGGGAGGCGCGGGCGGCGCAGCTGCCGTAG